Proteins from one Polynucleobacter wuianus genomic window:
- a CDS encoding high-potential iron-sulfur protein has protein sequence MKTSRRTFMTMSIAGVTALALNKHAQAQAMLSPTDPQVVALGYHPDASKVDKTKFPKYAAPQACGNCALYQGGTAATGGCPLYPGKQVSIKGWCSAYNKKA, from the coding sequence ATGAAAACTTCCAGACGCACCTTTATGACAATGTCTATTGCTGGCGTGACAGCGTTAGCTTTAAATAAACATGCTCAAGCCCAGGCAATGCTCTCTCCTACCGATCCTCAGGTGGTTGCGCTTGGCTACCATCCAGATGCATCCAAAGTGGATAAGACTAAATTTCCAAAGTATGCCGCTCCACAAGCTTGTGGAAACTGCGCTCTGTATCAAGGAGGTACTGCAGCAACTGGTGGTTGCCCCTTGTATCCTGGTAAGCAAGTGTCTATTAAGGGTTGGTGCTCTGCATACAATAAAAAGGCATAG
- the hemF gene encoding oxygen-dependent coproporphyrinogen oxidase has translation MPKNQDQHTQIDIATLKEYFLGLQDRITSAMSALDGKAFVADEWHKPEDSKLKGYGRTCILDGGNILEKGGVGFSHVRGDQMPPSASHHRPEVAGRSFEAMGVSLVFHPNNPKAPTTHMNVRCFIAQAPDKEPVWWFGGGFDLTPYYGVDEDCKHFHQTAKDALDPFGKELYPRFKKWCDEYFYLKHREEPRGIGGVFFDDFNELGFEKSFAMTRAVGDAFINAYLPIVERRCKDAFTPQEKSFQEYRRGRYVEYNLIFDRGTIFGLHSGGRTESILMSMPPVVQWWYNWQPKPGTPEARLYDYYLKPRDWLA, from the coding sequence ATGCCTAAAAATCAAGATCAACACACTCAAATCGATATCGCAACCCTAAAAGAATATTTTCTAGGACTGCAAGATCGCATCACGAGCGCAATGAGTGCTCTAGATGGCAAGGCCTTTGTTGCCGATGAATGGCATAAGCCTGAAGATAGCAAACTCAAAGGCTATGGTCGCACCTGCATTTTGGATGGTGGCAATATTCTTGAAAAAGGTGGCGTAGGCTTTTCTCATGTACGTGGTGATCAAATGCCACCCTCTGCCTCACACCATCGCCCTGAAGTGGCTGGTCGTAGCTTTGAAGCGATGGGTGTTTCCTTAGTATTCCACCCCAACAATCCCAAGGCACCCACTACCCATATGAATGTGCGCTGCTTTATAGCGCAAGCGCCAGACAAAGAGCCCGTATGGTGGTTTGGGGGAGGCTTTGACTTAACTCCCTATTATGGCGTGGATGAAGACTGCAAACACTTCCATCAAACCGCTAAAGATGCCCTAGATCCATTTGGAAAAGAGCTTTACCCACGCTTTAAAAAATGGTGTGACGAATACTTTTACTTAAAACATCGTGAAGAACCGCGTGGTATTGGCGGTGTTTTCTTTGATGATTTTAATGAGCTAGGCTTTGAAAAAAGCTTTGCAATGACACGCGCCGTTGGTGATGCCTTTATTAATGCCTATCTACCAATAGTAGAGCGACGCTGCAAAGATGCTTTTACCCCGCAAGAGAAGTCTTTCCAAGAATACCGTCGTGGCCGTTATGTGGAATACAACCTCATCTTTGATCGCGGCACAATCTTCGGTCTGCACTCTGGTGGCCGAACTGAATCCATCCTGATGTCGATGCCTCCTGTAGTTCAGTGGTGGTACAACTGGCAGCCCAAACCAGGCACACCAGAGGCCAGACTATATGACTACTATCTAAAACCACGTGACTGGCTAGCTTGA
- a CDS encoding ABC transporter transmembrane domain-containing protein, which translates to MTEKEIQNSKKLNSIKSFLPFLRPYKKQLIIAATSLILAASATLVVPLCFRKIIDLGFSDISHEQINLTFINLFAAAFVLAFASALRYYIVSWLGERVTCDIRKAVYSHIILQSPEFFETQQSGELLSRINNDTSIVQILIGTSISMAVRNLFLLLGGMTMMFITSIKLSLLILATLLLTVVPIMVMGKKVRKLSRNSQDKIALASAIAGEKINAILTVQSFANEQKEIRAFNTSVEASFLASKIRSAARGKLTFVAILLGFTSIITVLWLGAYAVSNQEMSGGELTQFFLYAVIVAGSIAALSEVLGDSQRAIGAGDRLLELLSIESQVQNPKEPFIPPSSANKAISINIQGLSFHYQSIPTNVLTDISLNIQAGEKIAIVGPSGSGKTTLFKLIQRFYDPQSGSISFDGVDIKNYKLDDLRKLIGVVPQDISIFSENALENIRYGDENASDQDVIKASKIAFVDEFVSKLPDGYSTFLGDRGVRLSGGQKQRIAIARALLKNPPLLLLDEATSSLDAESERLVQQALEEAMKGRTTIVIAHRLATVKKADRIVVMENGRIVEIGTHSSLVNNEGLYSHLAKLQFTDA; encoded by the coding sequence ATGACTGAAAAAGAAATTCAAAACTCAAAAAAACTTAACTCAATAAAGTCATTTTTACCTTTTTTAAGGCCTTATAAAAAACAGCTAATAATTGCTGCAACAAGTCTTATTCTTGCTGCGTCAGCAACTTTAGTAGTACCACTTTGTTTTAGGAAGATCATTGATCTAGGATTTAGCGATATAAGCCATGAGCAAATTAACCTAACCTTCATTAATCTTTTTGCAGCTGCGTTTGTGCTTGCATTTGCTAGTGCACTGCGTTACTACATCGTCTCCTGGCTAGGGGAAAGAGTCACTTGTGATATTCGGAAAGCAGTCTACTCACATATCATCTTACAAAGTCCAGAGTTCTTCGAAACACAACAAAGTGGCGAACTTCTCTCTCGGATTAATAACGACACTTCAATAGTTCAAATCCTAATAGGTACAAGCATTTCCATGGCGGTGAGAAATTTATTTCTGCTGCTTGGCGGGATGACAATGATGTTTATTACCAGCATTAAATTGTCCTTACTCATTCTTGCTACCCTATTATTAACCGTAGTACCCATCATGGTGATGGGTAAAAAAGTTCGGAAGCTATCCAGAAATTCACAGGATAAAATTGCGCTGGCCTCTGCAATAGCAGGTGAAAAAATAAATGCCATTCTTACTGTTCAGTCGTTTGCAAATGAACAAAAAGAAATCCGAGCATTTAACACATCTGTTGAAGCTTCATTTTTGGCCTCAAAAATTAGGAGTGCAGCTCGTGGCAAGCTTACTTTTGTTGCCATACTCTTGGGCTTTACCAGCATCATCACCGTGTTGTGGCTTGGCGCTTATGCAGTCAGCAACCAGGAGATGTCTGGTGGTGAACTAACCCAGTTTTTCTTGTATGCAGTAATTGTTGCAGGCTCTATAGCAGCTCTTTCAGAGGTTCTTGGCGACTCACAAAGAGCGATTGGTGCTGGCGATAGACTTTTAGAGCTATTAAGCATCGAGTCACAAGTACAAAATCCTAAAGAACCCTTTATTCCTCCTTCATCAGCTAATAAAGCTATCAGCATTAACATCCAAGGATTAAGCTTTCACTACCAATCCATTCCAACAAATGTACTTACAGACATTTCTCTAAATATTCAGGCTGGAGAAAAAATTGCGATTGTAGGTCCATCGGGTTCAGGTAAAACAACCTTATTTAAATTAATACAGAGATTTTATGATCCTCAGTCAGGTAGCATTTCTTTTGATGGTGTTGATATAAAAAACTATAAATTAGATGATTTACGCAAACTCATTGGAGTGGTACCTCAAGATATCAGCATCTTTTCTGAAAATGCATTAGAAAATATTCGCTATGGCGATGAAAATGCAAGCGATCAGGATGTAATTAAGGCGTCTAAGATTGCCTTTGTCGATGAATTTGTATCCAAGTTGCCGGATGGATACAGCACATTCTTAGGTGACCGAGGTGTCAGGCTATCTGGCGGTCAAAAACAACGAATTGCCATAGCAAGAGCCTTGCTAAAAAATCCACCATTACTTTTATTAGATGAGGCTACTAGCTCCCTAGATGCAGAGTCGGAAAGACTGGTACAACAAGCACTCGAAGAGGCAATGAAAGGCAGAACAACCATAGTCATTGCACATAGACTGGCGACTGTCAAAAAAGCTGACAGAATTGTTGTCATGGAGAATGGTCGAATTGTGGAAATTGGTACCCACTCTTCACTTGTAAATAATGAAGGTCTTTACTCACATCTAGCTAAGCTGCAATTTACTGATGCCTAA
- a CDS encoding CDGSH iron-sulfur domain-containing protein has translation MRKKKSDNLPYPLLVDAEKKYYWCACGLSDAQPLCNGSHASDTAQPIEFSEMQSKTVYLCGCKHTKTPPYCDGSHADL, from the coding sequence ATGAGAAAAAAGAAGTCTGATAATTTGCCTTATCCGCTATTGGTAGATGCAGAAAAAAAATATTACTGGTGCGCCTGCGGTTTGAGCGATGCACAACCTCTGTGCAATGGCTCTCATGCGAGTGATACAGCTCAGCCTATTGAGTTTTCAGAGATGCAAAGCAAAACCGTCTACTTGTGTGGATGTAAGCACACCAAAACACCGCCTTATTGCGATGGTAGCCATGCTGATCTCTAA
- the hemC gene encoding hydroxymethylbilane synthase produces MSQTLSFNPISSSLTAPKRLVIASRESRLAMWQAEHVRDCLKKLYPGCDVQILGMTTRGDQILDRALSKVGGKGLFVKELETALEDGRADLAVHSLKDVPMVMPEGFDLSCVMAREDARDAFVSNDYASLEDLPHGAIVGTSSLRRESVLRAKFPHLRIEPLRGNLDTRMSKLDKGEYQAIILAAAGLKRLGLESRIRAFLPYDPYTPAAGQGALGIETLSKHPNIKQWLAPLNDLPTLFAVSAERMVSRQLGGSCEVPLAAHAVWDQNQMNIRSFVASVDGKAICLANGTAQVRSVEDAEALGLAVAKNLLAQGAADLIPNVSK; encoded by the coding sequence ATGTCGCAAACCCTGAGTTTTAACCCTATCTCTTCATCTTTGACAGCCCCAAAGCGCCTCGTTATCGCCTCCCGAGAAAGTCGCCTCGCTATGTGGCAGGCTGAGCACGTCCGGGATTGCCTTAAAAAGCTCTATCCAGGCTGTGATGTCCAGATTTTGGGGATGACTACCCGTGGGGACCAGATTTTGGACAGAGCGCTCTCTAAAGTGGGTGGCAAAGGCCTTTTTGTCAAAGAGCTCGAAACCGCTCTCGAGGATGGCCGTGCAGACCTAGCAGTGCATTCCCTAAAAGATGTTCCCATGGTGATGCCCGAGGGATTTGATCTTTCTTGTGTCATGGCTAGAGAAGATGCGCGCGATGCATTCGTCTCGAATGATTATGCAAGTCTTGAGGATCTCCCTCACGGCGCGATCGTAGGTACCTCAAGTCTTAGACGTGAGTCTGTGCTACGTGCCAAATTTCCGCATCTCAGGATTGAGCCATTACGTGGTAATTTAGATACCCGTATGAGCAAGTTAGATAAGGGTGAGTACCAAGCCATTATTTTGGCCGCTGCTGGATTAAAGCGCTTGGGGCTCGAATCACGTATACGGGCGTTCTTGCCATACGACCCATACACCCCTGCTGCAGGTCAAGGCGCCTTAGGTATCGAGACCTTAAGTAAGCATCCCAATATTAAACAATGGCTTGCCCCATTAAATGACTTACCCACTTTGTTTGCAGTATCTGCTGAGCGTATGGTCTCTCGCCAGTTGGGTGGATCATGCGAAGTGCCGTTAGCAGCTCATGCTGTATGGGATCAGAATCAAATGAACATTCGCTCCTTTGTAGCGAGTGTTGATGGAAAAGCAATTTGCTTAGCAAATGGCACTGCACAAGTAAGGTCGGTTGAGGATGCAGAAGCCTTGGGGCTTGCAGTAGCAAAGAATTTGTTAGCGCAGGGTGCAGCAGATTTAATTCCTAATGTGAGCAAGTAA
- the bchI gene encoding magnesium chelatase ATPase subunit I codes for MTITFPFTAIVAQSEMKLAIALCTIDSSLGGVLIFGDRGTGKSTTIRSLASLLPTMKSVVGCNYHCDPDAKSLCSECEFKKSAGHKLRSENISVPVVDLPLGSTEDRVVGALDIEKALTQGIKSFEPGLLAKANRGYLYIDEVNLLEDHLVDLLIDVAASGENIIEREGLSIRHPARFVLIGSGNPEEGELRPQMLDRFGLSIEVKTPTDFKERIEIIKRRDEFERNPEKFIAKWEGSEEDFKKQIMKSKKLLDKVEVDDQLLESATKLCAHLGTDGLRGELTLLRGVRALAAFEGKKKANLNHLKKIAPIALGHRLRRNPLDDSNSKIRIERAMQEFFASTEK; via the coding sequence ATGACTATCACCTTCCCCTTTACCGCCATTGTTGCGCAATCAGAAATGAAGCTGGCAATCGCCCTTTGCACGATTGACTCTTCGTTAGGCGGTGTTCTTATTTTTGGAGATCGTGGAACAGGTAAGTCCACCACCATTAGATCCTTAGCCTCCTTGCTTCCTACGATGAAATCAGTGGTTGGCTGTAACTATCATTGCGATCCAGATGCTAAAAGCCTTTGCTCTGAATGTGAGTTCAAAAAGAGTGCGGGACATAAGCTAAGGTCCGAAAATATTTCTGTTCCAGTAGTAGATTTGCCGCTTGGGTCTACAGAAGATAGAGTTGTAGGTGCTTTGGATATTGAGAAAGCCTTGACCCAAGGCATCAAATCCTTCGAGCCTGGCCTGCTTGCAAAGGCTAATCGAGGATATCTTTATATCGATGAGGTCAATTTACTTGAAGATCACTTAGTTGATTTGCTAATTGATGTAGCTGCTTCTGGTGAAAATATTATTGAACGTGAGGGATTGAGTATTCGACATCCGGCTAGGTTCGTTCTTATTGGAAGCGGTAATCCGGAGGAGGGGGAGTTGCGACCGCAAATGCTTGACCGTTTTGGACTATCTATAGAGGTAAAAACACCTACTGATTTTAAAGAACGGATTGAGATTATAAAAAGACGAGATGAGTTCGAGCGGAATCCAGAAAAATTTATTGCTAAGTGGGAAGGGTCAGAAGAAGACTTTAAGAAGCAGATCATGAAGTCGAAGAAGCTTCTGGATAAAGTGGAGGTAGATGATCAATTGCTTGAGTCTGCCACTAAGCTTTGCGCTCATCTTGGCACTGACGGCCTAAGAGGTGAGCTTACCTTGCTTAGAGGTGTCAGAGCATTAGCTGCTTTTGAGGGTAAGAAAAAAGCGAATCTGAACCATTTAAAGAAAATTGCGCCAATAGCGCTTGGGCATAGATTGCGTCGTAATCCACTTGACGATAGCAATTCAAAAATTCGTATTGAGCGTGCAATGCAAGAATTCTTTGCTAGTACTGAAAAGTGA
- a CDS encoding VWA domain-containing protein: MNPVQQAWFDANLIAILLAINPRGLKGVSIKSQFGPIRDSWLNYFINLLPADSKVIKAPANLSSEQLFGSLDIESALLSGEFKVSQGLLERLGGQYLLLPMAERMNLQALTHISQALDEKNLFNHPHAANNDHFGIIVFDESEFQEEGVNLRLLDRLAFGIYLDRFSINDTKKYIEVTPSDIKDAIALLPSVTCPQDLMEVLIKAGLSLGISSLRANQFALEAAKSLAALRGLIRVGQEEVIDAARLVYTHLKSMQSPPEEGADNKTDDSEDVEGNQESQHNSDNELSKEEETSDLENIDPPSSTDELEELVVEAVQASLPPKFMMRMNQTLRSTKTKASIAGKSGSIEKSFASGRPHGARKGLPGNGRRLDILKSIRSAIPWQRIRAQQNNAFLKSDNGSKIQFRAEDLHTKQYLKRRGTITIFLVDASGSSATQRLSEAKGALEELLSQCYIRRDEVAMLSMRGSKVEIVLPPTRSLVRAKRNLATLPGGGGTPLALGLRSANEMASSSERKGLTPIIVIMTDGKANVNLNGVGGRAGAHNDAITAAKELSMKSHRILFVDTSPQPEKLAQELAGIMAAQYFPLPYTGSRKKITSAAIQLANF; this comes from the coding sequence GTGAATCCAGTACAACAAGCTTGGTTTGATGCAAACTTAATCGCCATTCTTTTGGCTATTAACCCGCGTGGCTTAAAAGGAGTATCAATAAAGAGCCAGTTTGGCCCCATCAGAGATTCCTGGCTTAATTATTTTATAAATCTATTGCCCGCAGACAGTAAAGTTATTAAAGCTCCGGCAAATTTATCCTCTGAGCAATTATTTGGATCATTAGATATTGAAAGCGCTCTTTTGTCTGGAGAATTTAAGGTTAGTCAGGGCCTTCTAGAAAGACTGGGCGGACAATATCTTCTTTTGCCCATGGCTGAGAGAATGAATTTACAGGCGCTAACTCATATTTCTCAGGCTTTGGATGAAAAAAATCTTTTCAATCACCCTCATGCGGCCAACAATGATCACTTTGGAATAATTGTCTTTGATGAGTCTGAGTTCCAAGAGGAGGGCGTTAACCTACGATTGTTAGATAGGCTTGCGTTTGGGATTTATCTCGATCGTTTTTCAATTAACGATACTAAGAAATATATAGAAGTTACCCCGTCCGATATTAAGGATGCTATAGCATTGCTACCATCTGTAACTTGCCCCCAAGACTTGATGGAGGTGCTCATAAAGGCCGGTCTCAGCCTTGGAATTTCATCATTAAGAGCCAATCAATTTGCATTAGAGGCTGCCAAGTCGCTAGCTGCACTGAGGGGATTAATTAGGGTGGGCCAAGAAGAGGTAATTGATGCTGCACGACTTGTCTACACCCATCTTAAAAGTATGCAATCACCGCCCGAAGAGGGGGCAGATAATAAAACAGATGACAGCGAAGATGTTGAAGGTAATCAGGAAAGTCAACATAACTCAGACAATGAACTTTCAAAAGAGGAAGAAACGTCTGATTTAGAAAATATAGATCCTCCATCTTCTACTGATGAATTGGAAGAGTTAGTGGTTGAAGCTGTTCAGGCTTCTTTACCCCCAAAATTTATGATGCGGATGAATCAGACTCTAAGGTCGACTAAGACTAAAGCGAGTATTGCTGGTAAATCGGGATCAATTGAGAAAAGCTTTGCCAGCGGGAGACCTCATGGTGCGAGAAAAGGGCTTCCTGGTAATGGCAGGCGCCTTGATATCTTAAAAAGTATTCGATCTGCTATCCCATGGCAAAGAATACGCGCTCAACAGAACAACGCTTTCTTAAAATCAGATAATGGAAGCAAAATTCAATTTAGAGCAGAAGATTTACATACCAAACAATATTTGAAACGCCGAGGCACGATAACTATATTTTTGGTGGACGCGTCTGGCTCATCAGCAACTCAACGATTATCGGAGGCTAAAGGCGCTTTAGAAGAATTATTGAGTCAATGCTACATTCGACGCGATGAAGTAGCGATGCTGTCTATGCGAGGATCTAAGGTAGAAATTGTTTTACCACCAACTAGGTCGCTAGTTAGAGCAAAAAGAAATTTAGCTACCTTACCCGGGGGTGGTGGCACCCCTCTTGCATTGGGACTTCGTTCCGCTAATGAAATGGCAAGTTCATCAGAGCGTAAAGGATTGACGCCAATCATCGTAATCATGACCGATGGTAAGGCAAATGTTAATTTGAATGGCGTAGGCGGAAGAGCGGGGGCTCACAATGATGCAATTACCGCCGCAAAAGAGTTAAGCATGAAGAGTCATCGAATTTTATTCGTAGACACTTCACCTCAACCCGAAAAATTAGCCCAAGAGCTTGCTGGGATAATGGCTGCACAATATTTCCCCCTTCCATATACCGGGTCCAGAAAAAAAATTACATCGGCAGCTATTCAGTTGGCAAATTTCTAA
- a CDS encoding alpha/beta fold hydrolase — protein MKNIPKDWPNQSFSREIKTEDLSWHVQVGGNSPKHILMLHGTGSSAHTWGTIFSELAKNYTVIAPDLPGHGFTTSVTKKSFSLDELATQLTRLREGLGIQYFDYIIGHSAGATLGLSYALTNEQPKEIIGLNPSLITLPSFYQNFIAPLLNPIVTSSFFTSILSDLLPHTKIIDGLLDSTKTKLSPDKREKYKALFNSAEHLNGSMSFMAGTDIAILLKKCKLIKSKLTFILSEDDGWIPIKNLRDVIREYFDKAKVIELKGGHLFHEGDEEMALNLIQNALNKEEEENVNP, from the coding sequence ATGAAAAACATCCCAAAGGATTGGCCTAATCAATCCTTCAGTAGAGAGATAAAGACCGAGGACCTATCTTGGCATGTACAAGTTGGGGGTAATTCGCCAAAACACATTCTCATGCTTCATGGAACTGGTTCTTCAGCACACACCTGGGGCACAATCTTTTCAGAGTTAGCAAAGAATTACACCGTGATTGCACCTGACTTGCCGGGCCATGGTTTTACAACGAGTGTTACGAAAAAGTCCTTCAGCTTAGATGAGCTTGCAACCCAACTCACAAGGTTAAGGGAGGGTTTAGGTATTCAATATTTTGATTACATTATTGGTCATTCAGCTGGTGCAACACTTGGATTAAGTTACGCACTCACTAATGAGCAGCCCAAAGAAATCATTGGGCTAAACCCATCCCTGATTACCTTACCTAGCTTTTATCAAAACTTTATAGCCCCACTATTAAATCCAATTGTTACTTCGTCATTCTTCACTTCCATATTAAGTGACCTATTACCTCACACCAAGATTATTGATGGACTTTTAGACTCAACGAAAACAAAGTTAAGCCCTGATAAAAGAGAGAAATATAAGGCTTTATTTAATAGCGCAGAACATCTTAATGGCTCTATGAGCTTCATGGCAGGAACAGACATAGCGATTTTGCTAAAGAAATGCAAATTAATAAAATCAAAATTGACCTTCATCCTCTCAGAAGATGATGGTTGGATACCAATTAAAAATTTACGTGACGTAATTAGGGAATATTTTGATAAAGCAAAAGTGATTGAGCTAAAAGGTGGCCACTTATTTCACGAAGGCGATGAAGAAATGGCTCTGAACTTAATTCAGAATGCCCTAAATAAGGAGGAAGAGGAGAATGTCAACCCTTAA
- a CDS encoding polyprenyl synthetase family protein, which yields MSPIKHLDRALEQALKSHESMKGPPSLSKAIRHAVFPGGARIRPQLTLAVAQACGNDDPQLSMASAISIEMIHCASLVHDDLPCFDNADMRRGQTSVHKEYGERLAVLTGDALIVMAYETVAAASRRSSHRLAPIIKTISQGVGAPFGIIAGQSWECETQANLSDYQRAKTGALFAAATSSGAQAAGADAETWRGLGEWLGEAYQIADDIRDVLGDAQFLGKPAGQDQEHHRPSSAKELGLNGAVEHFDLLVGKAVASIPSCIGDKALKKLVAFEAERLLPSSWFERGERHIAIETLRQAA from the coding sequence ATGTCACCAATTAAGCATTTGGATCGGGCATTAGAGCAGGCGTTGAAATCGCACGAGTCTATGAAGGGACCTCCTTCGCTAAGCAAGGCTATTAGACATGCTGTTTTTCCTGGTGGTGCACGGATTAGGCCTCAGTTGACTTTGGCAGTGGCTCAAGCCTGTGGAAATGATGACCCCCAATTATCGATGGCTAGTGCAATTTCCATTGAAATGATTCACTGCGCCTCCTTAGTTCATGATGATTTACCTTGTTTTGATAATGCAGATATGCGGCGCGGTCAGACATCAGTTCATAAAGAATATGGCGAAAGGTTGGCCGTCTTAACTGGCGATGCGCTGATTGTTATGGCTTATGAAACAGTTGCAGCTGCTTCAAGAAGATCCTCTCATCGCTTAGCACCAATTATCAAAACGATTTCACAGGGCGTTGGAGCGCCATTTGGAATTATTGCAGGACAGTCTTGGGAGTGTGAGACACAAGCCAACCTTAGCGACTATCAGAGAGCTAAAACTGGAGCGTTGTTTGCTGCGGCAACCTCAAGTGGTGCGCAGGCTGCTGGAGCTGATGCCGAGACATGGAGGGGTTTGGGTGAATGGCTTGGCGAAGCATATCAAATTGCAGATGATATTCGAGATGTATTAGGTGATGCGCAATTTTTGGGTAAGCCTGCAGGGCAAGACCAGGAACATCATCGCCCTAGCTCTGCAAAAGAATTGGGATTAAATGGAGCTGTTGAGCATTTTGATTTGTTGGTTGGTAAGGCAGTGGCATCCATCCCTAGTTGCATAGGCGATAAGGCGCTAAAAAAATTAGTCGCATTTGAGGCCGAGAGATTACTGCCTTCATCATGGTTTGAGCGTGGTGAAAGACACATTGCTATTGAAACCCTTCGTCAGGCTGCATAG
- a CDS encoding methyltransferase has protein sequence MPQARTIPIEQDQSEYGLLDRLFIYKDKLIANSRFQNTVAKIPFLRRIAKKRANQLFDVMVGFVYSQILLACIRLNLFNHLKNGPLTLEAIKNKCGLEQAPLKQLLDAAVSIDLLEIRSNQKFGLGKLGAPLVENSALAAMIEHHTVLYEDLRDPLLLLSGKLKNKKLEKFWPYVSNDLEDQESLKDQDRVKGYSDLMSTSLPLVADQVVSAYDFSKHRCLLDVGGGQGTFLKRVHLQSPRLERMLFDLPGVVNLAAENFLANSEDQSIKVFGGDFFKDDLPSGADLITLIRVIFDHDDERVKILLKSIFKALPTGGKLLIAEPMAETPEHPPMGHAYFGFYLMAMGRGRPRTVEEISHLALHVGFKNIDILHSDMPINAQVLLLST, from the coding sequence GTGCCTCAAGCCCGAACAATTCCGATTGAACAAGACCAAAGTGAGTATGGTCTGTTGGATAGGTTATTTATCTACAAAGATAAGCTAATAGCAAATTCTCGATTCCAAAACACAGTCGCAAAAATTCCATTTCTAAGACGTATCGCAAAAAAAAGAGCTAATCAATTATTTGATGTAATGGTGGGTTTTGTATATTCCCAAATCCTTCTAGCTTGTATACGCCTAAATCTTTTTAATCATTTAAAAAACGGCCCATTAACTTTAGAGGCCATAAAAAATAAATGTGGTTTAGAGCAAGCACCTCTAAAACAATTACTAGACGCCGCCGTATCAATTGATTTATTAGAAATTCGTAGCAATCAAAAATTTGGTTTGGGAAAGTTAGGTGCGCCGCTAGTTGAGAATTCTGCTTTAGCGGCAATGATTGAGCACCATACTGTTTTGTATGAAGATTTGAGAGATCCTCTTCTTTTGCTATCTGGCAAATTAAAGAATAAGAAATTAGAGAAATTTTGGCCTTACGTTTCGAATGATCTTGAGGATCAAGAGTCTCTTAAAGATCAAGATCGAGTTAAGGGTTACTCAGATTTAATGTCTACATCGCTACCATTGGTAGCAGATCAAGTCGTGAGTGCATATGATTTTTCTAAGCACCGCTGCTTGTTGGATGTTGGAGGAGGGCAGGGTACTTTTTTAAAAAGAGTGCACCTTCAATCCCCTCGGTTAGAGAGAATGCTTTTCGACTTGCCGGGTGTTGTGAATCTTGCCGCAGAAAATTTCTTGGCCAATTCAGAAGATCAATCCATCAAAGTTTTTGGTGGAGATTTCTTTAAAGATGACCTCCCTAGTGGAGCAGATTTAATCACTCTTATCCGTGTCATTTTTGATCACGATGATGAGCGAGTAAAAATTTTACTGAAATCAATTTTTAAGGCTCTTCCTACAGGTGGCAAGTTATTGATTGCTGAGCCTATGGCAGAGACGCCTGAACATCCCCCAATGGGGCATGCCTATTTTGGTTTTTATTTAATGGCGATGGGTAGGGGTCGACCCAGAACAGTTGAAGAGATAAGTCATTTAGCTCTTCATGTTGGCTTTAAAAATATCGACATATTGCACTCGGATATGCCTATAAATGCCCAAGTTTTGCTACTGAGCACCTAA